TTAAGGAGAAGGTTCCATAACAAGGCAAGCAAGCACTCAAATGGCAGAATGACCTGCTTTTCAAAGCAGCCTAAAGCAATTTAAgaacccacatttttttttccccctttcatgcAAACATAACCTGGTGCCCATTAAGCATCTCTGTACTACTCTGTAAACAAACTTCTGATTTGCAGATTTCCCTCattataaaaatgaaggaaaaaaacccccaacaataCTGTCTCGAGCCTTCTGATGCAAACTCTTGTCCTAATACTCATTAAAAGTGATACAGATTAATTATATTCCCTACAACCACCTTATCAGTAGTAAATAACTACTATAATAACACTTAAGTGCTCAGCCAGGGAGGGTTCAGAAGGCAAACTTCATTGTGTGTCATAAGAGATGCAGAAGTCTGGGGTGAAAGGAtcaaaagaataattaaaacaaataatatcCTGACATCCTTTTCATGCAACAGTCATGGATTTCAAACCAATGAAGAGCAACGTACAAGAGAGGCCTTGTAATACACTCATAGGTGTTTGTGATGCAGATCATTGTGGGCCCCAGGATGTCAGAAACGATCCAAAATCCTCTAATGGGAGCAGGTTGcctgaagggaagaaaacacaagaattACCCGCTCAAAAAAGTGAAGTTGTTGTGCAAGTTCACTCTTTTGCAAAAGCCCTCGCTATAGCAGTCGGCCTAAGCCGGACACCTTTCACTACGCTAAGAACCACTCCCTGGAATGAGTCCTGCAGAATAATAATTCTCATACCGCACAATGTGGCTGGCAGTCAGATGTACCAGGACAAACTCATCCCTCCTGGGAGAGGGAGCACTTCTAAGTTAACagtgaaacagaagcaaaaatctgCTGTGACCCAGGAAACATTACCCACCCCTAGTGCAAGGCCCAGACTTCCTCAGGAGAGAACACAGGTGCTCTGCATACCACCTTTTGGCTCCAAATGCCCTCTCCCCAGGTAACTGCTAACACCACTGGAGAGTCACCATCTGTGCTAGCTTAGAAGACTAACACCtactaataaacttttttttttttattttattttcattatgtttaatATCTAGCATTCTATAGAAATTATTAGGCCttacaaaataaagcagacagATAAATATTACATAGCCCAGAAAATGATGTCTCCTAAGCCTGACTAGGGTACCTCAGGAGCCCCCCAAAAATCAGACATTCTTTCAAGGCATTGTTTGATCTTTAAGAAGTGGATAAGAGGAACATGTCAGCATTCAAGACTCCTAGCCAAATCAACCCTCAGGGCTGTCCCGGGTCAGGTAAATGGAAGTGGAAATCTCTGCTGGTTTGATGGATGATTTGCAGACAGTAACACAGGCATTTAGCTTACCCCCCTACCCATGCATTAAGAATCCTGATGCACAAATTGCTTATTTGTATTATTTGAATTCTGTTGAgctgacttcattatttttaatgcaagaatGCAACAAAAGAGGGcaaatcataaatattttccaCAGCGACTCACTGATTTGGAAGCAATAGAAAGGGTTTGGTTTTTACCTGCATGGCAACGGTTTTGTACAAAGAATATGTTCAACAAAGCACTTCTGTTCTGCTCCTAGCTCTTGTAAACTGTCTTTGTCTTCTTCATCTACAAAGAGATTTGTCACAATGCGTGAGATGCACTTGCAGGGTAAGGGATGCTCGGTATCACCCACATCCACCACTTGTTACTACCAAAACGTAGGTGATCTGATAGTAATCTCTTCCCTCTACATGCAACAGAGTCTCGCCACTCACCTGAACCAAGGAATTTGTGCAGTTTATTGATCCACGTCAACCCCACGCTATGGACACCAGCTTCATGTGTGCAGTGGTAGCGAGAGGGACATTTTGGATCTGAAATTTAAACAGCAAATGTAAGAGAAGGCACCGAACTGAGAAAAACTCATCCTTCAAATCTGCGTCGTTGAACACGGGTATCAACTTACCGTCCAGTCAGCATTAACATCTTGTTGCAAGTACTAACTCGTCCCCATGCAAAAACTGAGCTAGATGCGTTAGCCATGAGTTCCGCATAAAATTAAATTACGCTTGAAATACCTGATGAATTGTTTTGAACTATTCCTATCACACCACATCGGTGTCAATCCACCAGATCTTGAAGGGAAGATCAGTTAAAGCCAGCAGACCAGCATTTTGACAAGCTGCTTGTTCAGAAAGACCCAAACACTTTGTCCTACCCAACCTCCTGCCCCACAACTACATTGGATAGTCTAATAAGCAGATACCAATTCTTCCTTCAGGATCACCATTCCCACAGCACTTGTTGGTCATCACGGCTGCCACAACTTCTACTTTATAATccacagctgaaataatttagtATTATGTGACCATATGTAACCTGCCCTTCAGTAAACACTAAAGCACCTCCCAGGCTCGCTCTTTCCACAGCTTTATTGAAGACATCAGGCAAATCCTTACTCTAATACCACTCTTTGACACCAATGATAATTTGTAAATAGCTCAATCCTAAATTCAGGAAATAAGGCAAGTAAAAGCCACAACAGCCTGAATGACAGCCCTACCTTGATGCAATTTGATTGGGCAAGAGAAATCAGACTCCAAAGGCTCTTCTTCGTCTCCTGATGCCAGTTTCAGTGCAAGTTCCAGCTCAACACATTCAAACACATACAGGGAAGGAATAAGGTCAGATCTTGGGTCCCATGACTTTTCTGACTGTAAAGAGTATTGAATTCTTCTGTCAGACATCATTTCAATAGAAATGCCAACACAAACAACATCAAGAAGGAGTTACATAATATAGGCAAGGGTATGAATTGTTAGGGGAAGTGGTTCaagtctctttattttttttcttaaaaataagtttctctcAGAAACATGGTTTCTTCTTAGAAGATCCTCTGTAAAATAGTTCATAATAAGTTTGATCAAAAACCAATAAGCCTGCAGGATACACAGAACTgacatgtaaaataaaatcacCAGAGAATCACAGGGACTGGCCGGAATAGGAGGAAGACTCACTACCTCATTATAAAAGAATGCAGCTTTGGCACTCGGCATTCACTTCCAGGCATCCTGCCATCTTGCAGCCAGGAACTTtgactaaagaaacaaaaatacgtatagaaaaaaacaagacaaggtACCTGCTCATCATCCTCTTCTCCATCCAGTACCACGCAGTGATAAAGCATTCCTGACTCAGTGGCAATCACCAGGATGTTTGGAACACAAGGCAGGCAAAGGACAGCGCAGGCATCATAGCCATAGTTATCTTCTGCAGCAGGGTGCATGGGCAGAGGGCCGAGCAGCTTGCCAAGGTTTCCAGTGCTGGAATAAAGAAGATGTGTTCAGAACACAAGGTGTGGAAGGAGAGTTCCCCATGGCTGCCTGCGGGACTTTGTTGgacaataacaataaaataaagatgatttaaaaaaaacacccaaaaccccATGGAGTTCTGTTTAATTTCCATTAGATAGTAGCAACCCAGACTTCTGCAGATTAAGAGTCTGCACTACACCTACTTGGTGGAGATCTCACAAAAGAAATTGGACCTCAGTAATAAGGTTTTATGCTTTGAAAGCAACCAAGCTACATTTCAACAAATTcaagaggaaacattttcataCAAGAACACAAAGTACTCATGGAAAGCTCAAGTTAATTATCTTTACCACTTAATTGTTTTCTTGCTTAATAAAGCACTTTACAAGCAGCATTTTGCGGCCTGGCACTTCTCTAGGTAGAACTTTTGAAGGACTAAGCCTAGTTCATTGCCTACAGACAGGATCTGCTCAAAGCCGCATCATTTCTCATGCAGAGGCAAACAGTGCTGTTTCTAACCTAAACACCACACATTTTATTATTCAGTTACACTAGATCTAACTTGCAagttttctgaagtgattttttttgtgtatcgTGTTTATATTCTTGATTCATATTCTTGACCTTTCATTACAGAACATGCCTGCAAACCCTCTATgaccttaaaatatttcttttcctaagatGCCACTGGCTCTTTCAGCCTCATCCGAAGCTAAGAATGGCTGTGCTGTGAACTGAAGGCCCCAAAATACACCAGCCTTAGACCCACTGATCTTTTTAACAGTCCAGTGTCTTCATTTCAAATTTCTGATTGTAAACAACGGACAGTGGATCCTCAGCAGTGCAAACTGCACCCTTAATGTCTGGATGAAAAAGGATGACACACTATTCTTGGGTTTCAGTCTGTTAGcactgccacagagagataaaccAGGCTGCAATACAACAAAACAGCCCAGCCTCCATTACAGAGTCCCAGCCAATCTGAGAGATGGCTCTCCAACCCCAACATTGTGCAAACATACAAGCCCCCCATGAAACCTGCGGATGAATGCGATCCTACCTCTGTAGCAGGCTGATATATGTGAGGAATGTCTCTccattttcatataaaatgtaAAGCGGGTAGGCCAACACTTCTTCACTCCCTCGCTGTCCAAGAATGTTCCTTGGGACCGGCACTAGCGGGCCGAAGTCAAATGCCACGGCGGTCTCTCCCAGCGATGCTGTATAGGCTCTCCTAGGGACAAGTCAGAACAAGGCCTGAAGTCAGCAGTGACTGTGAGAACACGTGTTTAACTAGGTCTGTCGGTATGTGCTGACAAATTACTGCTAAACACCTGTCCATCAGTCCTTTGACATATgctcttttcagcagcaaaagcatgCAAGTAATGTCCTTCTTATGGTACCTCATTTCTGCAATACACCCACCAGCCAGCCCCGTTTCGCAGGATAAAAGAGGAGGGTGTACTGGTATTTCCTGTGTAGTGCATCAGTCTGTGACTCCACTAGCAGAGACCCTCaagtttttcctttccaagtAGGCCAACTATTTccaagagggaaataaaaagatcatttattttctgcattccCGACTCAAAAAGCCCTTCTTAACCCCATCTTAAATGCAATGTGTATTTTTCAAATGACTACTCTGACAAACACTTGACTGTACAGTTTGTTACCGCTTTGTTTtagaaggatgggaaaaaaagaaaaaaaaaaaaaaagtgcagttacTGTGCTAGGAAGAAgtccatgaaaaaaatcatatcaGATTTTCAGGTAGACTTACCActtattcattaaaaacacaacagagaatcCAGAGCTTATTCTGTCAAAAGCGTTTCAAAATACAAGAAGCCACACAAACCCTTTTTTGATTGTAAGAGTCTCCTCCTCAGTGTCAGAAAGAGCAATCACTTTGATGGGCGTCTGAGGCACCTTCAGACTGTAAAACctagaggaaagaaacagcagcagcgtTTTTTCAGCTGGCAGTGTCGCACATGTCCCTGCTGATGCAGGAACATCAAATGGTGTCAGTTTAAACTTTCTCCCATCCTATTTTTTATTGGTAATCCTGGTAAGAATGGCAGAACATAAATATCTAGTGAAAAATCAGACTGGCTGTGACcaaaaaaaatacttacataATCAACTACAAACAGGTTTTTACCTTATAGTGTTATCTGAAGTCAAGAGCACAATATGGGGCTCTAATGTCTCACAGGGATACCAGGCAGCGTGCTTTAAAGTCAGAGATGTTGAGCTTGTGAAGAACCTTTCCGCAATAGGAATAGTGCTGAAATACAGAGCAGGAATACACAGTTACAAGAAACACAGAAGTTACTTCTGAAGGGAAGTGGGGGCAAGGGGAGCTAGAAACCCACTTAAAAGGTCTCAAAGCCATTAGCTGTATTATTCTTAAAGTTGGAGGGACAGCGTTAACTTGAAGCCCTTTGTTATGTCCATCTAGCCATGTGCTTTTAGCTACCATAGCTAAAAGACCCCAGGAAGGCTAGAGAATACCACAGAAGAGCACCTTACTCCTCAGCAATTGCAACAAGTTTAGAAGGTCGTTTATTTGGGTCACTTGACAATCAGCAAGGCCCTGAGCCAAAATAACTTCACTTGTGGTTGTCCCTACAACCCCGATACAACCAATGTCTTCCGTATCTGTTTGGCCCCAGGAGAGGAGAGGCTGTCAAGGGACGACGGCAGGACAAGGATGTCGTTAACCGCCTGAGGTCTCACCCACCTACAGTTCACCGTGGATTTCCCACCTTCAAACTCTGAATTCTTCCCCCAGCGTTTAGGCAGCTCCAGCACCATGAGCCCCTTCGTACCGATGAGCGCCACATGATGCTGCGTGGGGCTTAACAGCGTCTGGTAAACCTCAAAAAGGGGCGGGTTTATGCAGAGAAGGgtctgaaaatacaaatattacagTTAAGCACAAGCCGTCAAAAGCGCTCACGGAAGTACGGCGTATCTTTACTTCGGACGGCGATTCCTACAACGGCTACAAGGTGCAGAACGAGGCAAAAACGTGTCTCCAGCCGCAGCACCGCACGAAGCCTTCACTGGTGCGTTTCACTGAGGTTTCACTGAGGGACTACCCACGACAGCGGGCTGGAGGGAAACTACCCGGCCGGGAGCCCTCAGGGACCGGCCCCCCTCGGCCCCGCTCCCGACACGGCCCCCCCTCACCCCTCATAaccgccccccgcccctcacggcccccccctcacccctcataaccgccccccgcccctcacGGCCCCCCCCTCAGCGCCGGGCGCCACCTGGTAGCGGCTGAGCCCGGCGGAGTCGGGCCCGCCGAGGCGGCGGAGGCCGATGGCGTGCAGGGCGCTGAGCTCGCCGTCCCAGAGGAAGAGGTCTCCGTCGAGGCCGAAGAGGAGGTTGCGGATGAGCGGCGGccgcgcggcgggggcgggggcgcgctcGCGGAGGCGGCTCAGCACCGCGTGCTGCGGAAGGGCCGCGCGCCACTGCTCCGCCGGGCCCCACTCGGCCGCCATCGCCGCCACGCAGCTGTCGCGCGA
This DNA window, taken from Mycteria americana isolate JAX WOST 10 ecotype Jacksonville Zoo and Gardens chromosome 15, USCA_MyAme_1.0, whole genome shotgun sequence, encodes the following:
- the NUP88 gene encoding nuclear pore complex protein Nup88 isoform X1, translating into MAAEWGPAEQWRAALPQHAVLSRLRERAPAPAARPPLIRNLLFGLDGDLFLWDGELSALHAIGLRRLGGPDSAGLSRYQTLLCINPPLFEVYQTLLSPTQHHVALIGTKGLMVLELPKRWGKNSEFEGGKSTVNCSTIPIAERFFTSSTSLTLKHAAWYPCETLEPHIVLLTSDNTIRFYSLKVPQTPIKVIALSDTEEETLTIKKGRAYTASLGETAVAFDFGPLVPVPRNILGQRGSEEVLAYPLYILYENGETFLTYISLLQSTGNLGKLLGPLPMHPAAEDNYGYDACAVLCLPCVPNILVIATESGMLYHCVVLDGEEDDEQSEKSWDPRSDLIPSLYVFECVELELALKLASGDEEEPLESDFSCPIKLHQDPKCPSRYHCTHEAGVHSVGLTWINKLHKFLGSDEEDKDSLQELGAEQKCFVEHILCTKPLPCRQPAPIRGFWIVSDILGPTMICITNTYECITRPLLSTVHPASPPLLCTREDKDIAFSPLRILAESQHSFEKHIRSILQRSSANPLLLKAADKDAAPPPEECLQLLSRATQVFREEYILKQDLAKEEIQQRVKLLWGQKKKQLEDLNYCREERKSLREMAERLADKYEEAKEKQEDIMNRMKKVLRSFHSQLPVLSDSEKDMKKELQTIHDQLQHLSNTIRQVKMKKEYQQKKMEKGTSPRKPSITLSAYQSKCIQTVLKEEGEHIREMVKQINDIRSRVNF
- the NUP88 gene encoding nuclear pore complex protein Nup88 isoform X2, with the translated sequence MAAEWGPAEQWRAALPQHAVLSRLRERAPAPAARPPLIRNLLFGLDGDLFLWDGELSALHAIGLRRLGGPDSAGLSRYQTLLCINPPLFEVYQTLLSPTQHHVALIGTKGLMVLELPKRWGKNSEFEGGKSTVNCSTIPIAERFFTSSTSLTLKHAAWYPCETLEPHIVLLTSDNTIRFYSLKVPQTPIKVIALSDTEEETLTIKKGRAYTASLGETAVAFDFGPLVPVPRNILGQRGSEEVLAYPLYILYENGETFLTYISLLQSTGNLGKLLGPLPMHPAAEDNYGYDACAVLCLPCVPNILVIATESGMLYHCVVLDGEEDDEQSEKSWDPRSDLIPSLYVFECVELELALKLASGDEEEPLESDFSCPIKLHQDPKCPSRYHCTHEAGVHSVGLTWINKLHKFLGSDEEDKDSLQELGAEQKCFVEHILCTKPLPCRQPAPIRGFWIVSDILGPTMICITNTYECITRPLLSTVHPASPPLLCTREDKDIAFSPLRILAESQHSFEKHIRSILQRSSANPLLLKAADKDAAPPPEECLQLLSRATQVFREEYILKQDLAKEEIQQRVKLLWGQKKKQLEDLNYCREERMKKVLRSFHSQLPVLSDSEKDMKKELQTIHDQLQHLSNTIRQVKMKKEYQQKKMEKGTSPRKPSITLSAYQSKCIQTVLKEEGEHIREMVKQINDIRSRVNF